One region of Tachysurus fulvidraco isolate hzauxx_2018 chromosome 9, HZAU_PFXX_2.0, whole genome shotgun sequence genomic DNA includes:
- the LOC125145476 gene encoding stonustoxin subunit beta-like, with translation MFTLFSLFFSFYLDFCSLTLDPYTTHRNLILSEKNRVVTVSERNQQYSDHPERFDSWRQVLCKESVCGRCYWEVEWSGYVYISVSYKDISRKGLGDECGFGRNKQSWSLKCSSSSSLSFYHNNIKTDLSVPSSPRIGVYVDHSAGTLSFYSVSDTMKLLHRVHTTFTQPLYAGFWFDWWFGFPSIRLCDLN, from the coding sequence ATGTTCAcattgttcagtttgtttttctctttttatttagatttctgttctctgactcTGGATCCCTACACGACACATCGTAacctcattctgtctgagaagaacagagtggtgacaGTTAGTGAGAGAAATCAACagtactctgatcatccagagagatttgactcctGGCggcaggtgttgtgtaaggagagtgtgtgtggacgctgttactgggaggtggagtggagcgGTTATGTGTACATATCAGTCTCATATAAAGACATCAGCAGGAAAGGTCTGGGTGATGAGTGTGGGTTTGGACGCAACAAACAGTCCTGGAGTCTgaaatgttcttcttcttcttctctctctttctatcacaaCAACATTAAGACTGATCTCAGTGTTCCATCATCccccagaataggagtgtatgtggatcacagtgcaggaactctgtccttctacagtgtctctgacaccatgaagctcctccacagagtccacaccacattcactcagcctctatatgCTGGGTTCTGGTTTGACTGGTGGTTTGGTTTTCCATCTATTAGATTGTGTGATCTAAATTAA